Proteins encoded within one genomic window of Bufo bufo chromosome 4 unlocalized genomic scaffold, aBufBuf1.1 SUPER_4_unloc_2, whole genome shotgun sequence:
- the LOC120982860 gene encoding histone H2A type 1-like: protein MSGRGKQGGKVRAKAKTRSSRAGLQFPVGRVHRLLRKGNYAQRVGAGAPVYLAAVLEYLTAEILELAGNAARDNKKTRIIPRHLQLAVRNDEELNKLLGGVTIAQGGVLPNIQAVLLPKKTESTKSAKSK, encoded by the coding sequence ATGTCTGGACGCGGCAAACAAGGAGGCAAAGTCCGGGCTAAGGCCAAGACCCGCTCCTCCCGGGCAGGGCTCCAGTTCCCGGTCGGCCGAGTGCACAGGCTCCTCCGCAAGGGCAACTACGCCCAGAGGGTGGGCGCCGGCGCTCCCGTCTACTTGGCCGCTGTGCTCGAGTATCTCACCGCCGAGATCCTGGAGCTGGCCGGCAATGCCGCCCGCGACAACAAGAAGACCCGCATCATCCCCCGCCACCTGCAGCTGGCCGTGCGCAACGACGAGGAGCTCAACAAGCTGCTGGGCGGCGTCACCATCGCCCAGGGAGGCGTCCTGCCCAACATCCAGGCCGTGCTGCTGCCCAAGAAGACCGAGAGCACCAAGTCGGCCAAGAGCAAGTGA
- the LOC120982861 gene encoding histone H2B 1.1, with protein sequence MPEPAKSAPAPKKGSKKAVTKVQKKDGKKRRKSRKESYAIYVYKVLKQVHPDTGISSKAMGIMNSFVNDIFERIAGEASRLAHYNKRSTITSREIQTAVRLLLPGELAKHAVSEGTKAVTKYTSAK encoded by the coding sequence ATGCCCGAGCCAGCCAAGTCCGCCCCAGCGCCCAAGAAGGGCTCCAAGAAAGCCGTCACCAAGGTCCAGAAGAAGGACGGCAAGAAGCGGAGGAAGAGTAGGAAGGAGAGCTATGCCATCTACGTCTACAAGGTGCTGAAGCAGGTCCACCCCGACACCGGCATCTCCTCCAAGGCCATGGGCATCATGAACTCCTTCGTCAACGACATCTTCGAGCGCATCGCAGGGGAAGCCTCCCGCCTGGCTCACTACAACAAGCGCTCCACCATCACCTCCCGGGAGATCCAGACCGCCGTGCGCCTGCTGCTGCCCGGAGAGCTGGCCAAGCACGCCGTCTCCGAGGGCACCAAGGCCGTCACCAAGTACACCAGCGccaagtga